From one Bacteroidota bacterium genomic stretch:
- the rpmG gene encoding 50S ribosomal protein L33, with protein MAKKGNRVQVIMECTEHKNSGMAGTSRYITTKNKKNTTERLELKKFNPILKKVTVHKEIK; from the coding sequence ATGGCTAAGAAAGGCAATCGCGTACAGGTGATTATGGAGTGCACCGAGCATAAAAACTCAGGCATGGCGGGTACCAGTCGTTACATCACTACCAAGAACAAAAAGAATACTACAGAACGTTTGGAGTTGAAGAAGTTCAATCCGATTCTGAAAAAAGTAACTGTACATAAAGAAATTAAATAA
- a CDS encoding DUF4295 domain-containing protein — protein MAKKVVATLKTGKGKEFSKVIKMVKSPITGSYSFKEEVVHNDHIKDFLKEK, from the coding sequence ATGGCAAAGAAAGTAGTTGCTACACTTAAGACCGGAAAAGGCAAAGAATTCTCAAAAGTGATCAAGATGGTGAAATCACCTATCACCGGTTCCTATTCCTTTAAAGAGGAAGTGGTACATAATGATCATATTAAAGATTTTCTTAAAGAAAAATAA
- the ftsY gene encoding signal recognition particle-docking protein FtsY has product MGLFGFFSKEKKESLDKGLEKTRENFFTKLTKTLIGKSSIDDDVLDNLEEVLVTSDVGVETTLKIVKRVQERVARDKYSGTSELNRILKEEIAALMAENFKGLDEKSSSDKLPAKPYVIMVVGVNGVGKTTTIGKLAYQFKKEGKKVVLGAADTFRAAAVDQLTIWAKRVDVPIVSQGMGADPASVAYDAVASAKAQDADVCIIDTAGRLHNKINLMNELSKIKRVMEKVMPDAPHEILLVLDASTGQNAFEQAKQFIAATEVNALALTKLDGTAKGGVVIGVSDQFKVPVKYIGVGEKMEDLQLFDRNEFVNSLFNSQN; this is encoded by the coding sequence ATGGGATTATTTGGATTCTTCAGTAAAGAGAAAAAAGAGTCGCTGGATAAAGGCCTCGAGAAAACGCGTGAGAATTTCTTTACGAAACTCACCAAGACGCTGATCGGGAAATCCAGTATCGACGATGATGTACTCGATAATCTGGAGGAAGTTTTGGTGACGAGTGATGTAGGCGTTGAAACAACGTTGAAGATTGTGAAACGCGTGCAGGAACGTGTGGCCCGCGATAAATATTCAGGTACAAGTGAGTTGAACCGGATTTTGAAAGAGGAAATTGCTGCCTTGATGGCCGAGAATTTTAAAGGCCTCGATGAAAAAAGTAGCAGCGATAAATTACCCGCTAAGCCTTATGTCATCATGGTGGTGGGCGTGAATGGTGTCGGCAAAACGACCACGATCGGTAAGCTGGCCTATCAATTCAAAAAGGAAGGAAAGAAGGTGGTGTTGGGTGCAGCAGATACCTTCCGTGCAGCAGCCGTAGATCAGTTAACGATTTGGGCGAAGCGAGTGGATGTGCCCATCGTGAGTCAGGGTATGGGTGCTGATCCGGCCTCGGTGGCGTATGATGCAGTGGCTTCAGCGAAGGCGCAGGATGCGGATGTCTGTATCATCGATACCGCAGGGCGCTTGCACAATAAGATCAACCTCATGAATGAATTGTCGAAGATCAAACGTGTGATGGAGAAAGTGATGCCCGATGCCCCTCATGAGATATTATTGGTGCTGGATGCTTCTACCGGACAAAATGCTTTTGAACAAGCCAAACAATTTATAGCGGCTACCGAAGTGAATGCTCTTGCGCTTACCAAACTTGATGGTACAGCTAAGGGTGGAGTGGTTATCGGTGTCTCTGATCAATTTAAAGTTCCCGTGAAATATATTGGTGTCGGTGAGAAGATGGAAGATCTTCAGCTATTCGACAGAAATGAATTCGTTAATTCGTTGTTTAATTCTCAAAACTGA
- the rimO gene encoding 30S ribosomal protein S12 methylthiotransferase RimO, whose amino-acid sequence MKTKTLKQNKVNVVTLGCSKNLVDSEVLMGQLRANDFDVVHESNKNDASIVVINTCGFIDNAKQESIDTILHYARKKEEGKIERLIVTGCLSERYKPDLEKEITNVDAFFGTRDLPLLLKTLGADYKHELVGERLLTTPRHFAYMKISEGCDRPCSFCAIPLMRGKHISRPMEELVKEATHLVSNGTKELLLIAQDSTYYGLDIYKDRKLAELLRRLSDVDGMGWIRLHYAFPSGFPEEVLDVMRERENICKYIDIPLQHISDSMLKSMRRGTTEARTYALIDQFREKVPGIALRTSLIAGYPGETEADHEAMLRFVEKVRFDRLGIFTYSHEENTTAYELDDDVPDEVKQERAEAVMALQQDISEDINSKKVGQVFKVLFDRKEGDYFVGRTEFDSPEVDNEVLVSAKENYIRIGDFAQVKITSTAAFDLYGELVG is encoded by the coding sequence GTGAAGACCAAAACGCTTAAGCAGAATAAAGTGAATGTGGTCACGCTGGGTTGTTCAAAGAACCTGGTGGATTCAGAAGTCCTGATGGGTCAGTTGCGCGCCAATGATTTTGATGTGGTGCATGAAAGTAATAAGAATGATGCATCCATCGTGGTGATCAATACCTGTGGATTTATTGATAATGCCAAACAGGAATCCATCGACACCATTTTACATTATGCCAGGAAGAAGGAAGAAGGAAAGATTGAACGTTTGATTGTAACGGGATGCCTGTCCGAAAGATATAAACCGGATTTGGAAAAAGAAATTACCAACGTCGATGCTTTTTTCGGAACCCGCGACCTGCCCTTGTTGTTGAAGACACTCGGAGCAGATTATAAGCATGAACTGGTAGGAGAGCGTTTGCTGACTACACCTCGTCATTTTGCCTATATGAAAATTTCAGAAGGCTGCGATCGTCCCTGTTCGTTTTGTGCTATTCCCTTGATGCGCGGTAAGCATATTTCGCGTCCGATGGAAGAATTGGTGAAGGAAGCAACGCATCTTGTCAGTAATGGTACCAAGGAACTTTTATTGATTGCACAGGATTCTACTTATTACGGACTCGATATTTATAAAGACAGAAAGTTAGCGGAGTTGTTGCGGCGCTTAAGTGATGTGGATGGGATGGGGTGGATTCGCCTTCATTATGCTTTTCCAAGTGGTTTTCCGGAAGAGGTGTTGGACGTGATGCGTGAGCGGGAGAATATATGCAAGTATATTGATATTCCCTTGCAGCATATTTCGGACTCCATGCTGAAGTCGATGCGGAGAGGAACTACCGAAGCCCGAACCTATGCCTTGATTGATCAATTCAGAGAGAAAGTTCCGGGTATTGCTTTACGCACTTCGCTCATTGCCGGCTACCCTGGAGAAACGGAGGCCGATCATGAAGCCATGCTGCGATTTGTAGAAAAAGTGCGTTTCGATCGTCTGGGGATTTTCACCTATTCGCATGAGGAGAATACCACAGCCTATGAACTCGATGATGATGTGCCGGATGAAGTGAAGCAGGAGCGGGCAGAGGCGGTGATGGCATTGCAGCAGGATATTTCAGAAGATATTAACAGTAAGAAAGTAGGTCAGGTATTTAAAGTGCTCTTTGACCGTAAGGAGGGCGACTATTTTGTGGGCAGAACAGAATTTGATTCGCCGGAAGTGGACAATGAAGTACTCGTTTCCGCAAAAGAAAATTATATTCGTATTGGTGATTTCGCACAAGTGAAGATAACGTCAACCGCCGCTTTTGATCTCTATGGTGAGTTGGTCGGATAA
- the bshC gene encoding bacillithiol biosynthesis cysteine-adding enzyme BshC, with protein MEVHHLPLADSGLYGKMMLDYIEGHPQLRPFYSYSPALSSFPDVIEARKEFPFHRETLADEMLAQHQAYVQRFPVLSQQIEALRSEQTFTVTTGHQLCLATGPLYFIYKIITTIHLCRQLAQEFPSHHFVPVYWMASEDHDIEEINHFHLFSETLKWETKERGRTGRLSTAGIGELIQEVERLCGNNPFAAEVILLLKNAYEQHPHLSEATRDLVLTLFGEQGLLVIDADRPTLKKLFAHVISEELTLHPSFEIVNSTTERLAHHYKTQLSPREINLFYLEEGLRERIVKDEKGHYHVLNTDLDFSREFILDLVEKQPERFSPNVVLRPLYQETILPNIAYVGGPGEIAYWMQLKEIFAHYNVFFPMLVPRNNALVLPARPLEKFLNLGFERKDVFRSFDDLSKQWLSGQEDLSSGINASSEKMQELYNELTLLFTKADPTLAASVQGELQKVLNGLENLGKKGNAALKRKHEVALNQLKVVLDKVSPAGHAQERHVNFIQFYSLQGPSFIDDLMKNLQPLDFNVAVFTE; from the coding sequence ATGGAAGTACATCATCTCCCGCTCGCTGATTCCGGTTTGTACGGAAAGATGATGCTGGATTATATTGAAGGTCATCCGCAGCTTCGTCCCTTCTACAGTTATTCGCCTGCACTTTCTTCCTTCCCGGATGTGATCGAAGCCAGAAAGGAATTTCCTTTTCATCGTGAAACATTGGCAGATGAAATGCTTGCTCAGCATCAAGCCTATGTTCAACGCTTTCCCGTACTTTCCCAACAGATTGAAGCATTAAGAAGCGAACAAACATTTACAGTCACTACAGGACATCAGCTTTGTCTTGCCACCGGTCCGCTCTATTTCATTTATAAAATTATAACAACAATCCATCTTTGCCGGCAGTTGGCGCAAGAGTTTCCTTCTCATCATTTTGTTCCTGTTTACTGGATGGCTTCGGAAGATCATGATATAGAAGAGATCAATCATTTCCATCTTTTTTCAGAAACTTTAAAATGGGAAACAAAAGAAAGGGGACGTACAGGTAGATTGTCGACAGCGGGTATTGGTGAATTGATTCAGGAAGTGGAAAGGCTTTGCGGCAATAATCCATTTGCTGCTGAAGTGATTTTACTTTTGAAAAATGCATACGAACAACATCCGCATCTTTCAGAAGCTACACGCGATTTGGTGTTGACTTTGTTTGGTGAACAGGGCCTACTGGTGATTGATGCAGACCGGCCTACATTGAAGAAATTGTTTGCACATGTCATTAGCGAAGAGTTGACCTTGCACCCTTCTTTCGAAATCGTAAACAGTACCACAGAAAGATTAGCACATCATTATAAAACGCAATTGAGTCCGCGTGAAATCAATTTATTTTATCTGGAAGAAGGCTTGCGTGAGCGAATTGTAAAGGATGAAAAAGGACATTATCATGTGCTGAATACTGACCTTGATTTCTCCCGTGAATTCATTCTTGATTTGGTGGAGAAGCAACCGGAGCGCTTTAGCCCCAATGTGGTGTTGCGCCCCCTGTATCAGGAAACGATTTTACCAAACATCGCCTATGTAGGAGGTCCGGGAGAGATCGCTTATTGGATGCAGTTGAAGGAGATTTTTGCGCATTACAATGTTTTCTTTCCGATGCTTGTCCCAAGAAACAATGCGTTGGTATTGCCGGCGCGACCTTTAGAGAAATTTCTTAATCTGGGATTTGAAAGAAAGGATGTCTTCCGTTCCTTCGATGACCTGAGCAAACAATGGCTCTCCGGACAAGAAGATTTATCATCGGGAATCAATGCGTCTTCCGAAAAAATGCAGGAGTTGTACAATGAGCTGACGTTACTCTTTACCAAAGCCGACCCTACACTTGCCGCCAGCGTACAGGGAGAATTACAAAAAGTGCTTAATGGACTTGAAAATTTAGGCAAGAAAGGAAATGCCGCCTTGAAGCGCAAGCATGAAGTCGCCTTGAATCAGTTAAAAGTGGTTCTGGATAAAGTGAGTCCTGCAGGACATGCACAGGAGCGTCATGTGAATTTCATACAGTTTTATTCTTTACAAGGACCGTCGTTTATTGATGATCTGATGAAGAACCTTCAGCCGCTGGATTTTAATGTAGCCGTTTTTACAGAATAG
- a CDS encoding DUF853 family protein — protein MSTIESFLSAMQQGYTFKGASLTIGAAMFDGHVQKEAPVKIPLSTLNRHGLIAGATGTGKTKTLQGLAEGLSAHGVAVMMMDIKGDLSGIAKAGTENDRIKERHSKLGIEWKPAAFPCELMSLSGEKGVRLRATVSEFGPVLFSKILSLNDTQSGVVSLVFKYADDRELPLLDLKDFKKVLQYCTNEGKDEVKKEYGAISTASASTILRKIIEIEEQGAELFFGELSFDVNDLLRLDEGGKGYIHIVRLTDIQDKPKLFSTFMLCLLAEIYREFPEEGDVEQPKLVLFIDEAHLIFKEASSALLDQLESIIKLIRSKGVGLIFCTQTPIDIPAAILGQLGLKVQHALRAFTANDRKAIKMVSENYPETDFYKVDSLITELGIGEAFVTALSEKGTPSPLVHACLCAPQSRMDVLSSSEQEELLSGSALVKKYNQAVDRESAYEILQQKLVDAEVEVKKEEPGKKPTKKTDKEEGSVIGEALDSTVGRQVARTLAREVTRGLLGILGLGGTKGRSKGLF, from the coding sequence ATGTCAACGATCGAATCTTTCCTCTCTGCCATGCAACAAGGCTACACCTTTAAAGGGGCTTCTCTTACCATTGGTGCGGCTATGTTTGATGGACATGTTCAAAAGGAAGCGCCTGTAAAAATCCCGCTTTCTACTTTGAATCGCCATGGACTTATCGCGGGAGCCACCGGTACCGGTAAGACAAAGACACTACAAGGACTTGCGGAAGGACTCTCAGCCCATGGTGTAGCTGTAATGATGATGGACATCAAGGGTGATTTGAGTGGAATTGCTAAAGCAGGTACAGAGAACGATAGGATTAAAGAGCGTCACTCGAAATTGGGTATTGAATGGAAACCTGCCGCTTTTCCCTGTGAGCTCATGAGTTTGTCGGGGGAGAAAGGCGTACGTTTAAGAGCTACTGTTTCTGAGTTTGGTCCGGTCTTGTTTTCAAAAATTCTAAGTCTGAATGATACGCAATCCGGAGTAGTGTCGTTGGTTTTTAAATATGCCGATGATCGTGAATTGCCTTTACTTGACCTCAAGGATTTTAAAAAAGTATTGCAGTATTGTACCAACGAAGGAAAAGATGAGGTAAAGAAGGAGTATGGGGCCATCTCTACGGCTTCTGCTTCCACCATCCTCAGAAAAATTATTGAAATCGAAGAGCAGGGTGCCGAATTATTTTTTGGAGAGCTTTCCTTTGATGTAAATGATTTACTTCGATTAGATGAGGGTGGTAAAGGGTATATACATATCGTTAGACTCACCGACATTCAGGATAAGCCAAAGTTGTTTTCTACATTTATGCTTTGTTTGCTTGCAGAGATCTACAGGGAATTTCCGGAAGAAGGCGATGTCGAACAACCGAAACTCGTTCTCTTTATTGATGAAGCACATCTGATCTTTAAAGAAGCCAGTAGCGCTCTGCTGGATCAGCTGGAGTCCATTATTAAATTGATTCGCTCCAAAGGGGTAGGGCTTATCTTTTGTACGCAAACGCCTATTGATATTCCGGCTGCCATTTTAGGACAATTGGGATTGAAAGTGCAACATGCCTTGCGTGCATTCACAGCCAATGATCGTAAGGCCATTAAGATGGTTTCTGAAAATTATCCGGAAACTGATTTTTATAAAGTAGATAGTCTGATTACTGAATTGGGAATTGGTGAAGCGTTCGTTACTGCTCTGAGCGAGAAAGGTACGCCGAGTCCATTGGTGCATGCATGTTTATGTGCGCCCCAATCGCGAATGGATGTCCTTTCAAGTTCAGAGCAGGAAGAATTACTTTCCGGGTCAGCATTGGTGAAGAAATACAACCAGGCAGTCGATAGAGAAAGTGCTTATGAGATTTTACAGCAAAAACTGGTTGATGCAGAAGTGGAAGTTAAGAAGGAGGAGCCGGGTAAAAAACCGACAAAAAAGACTGATAAGGAAGAGGGGTCTGTCATAGGTGAGGCCCTTGATAGTACTGTTGGGAGGCAGGTAGCCCGCACATTAGCACGCGAAGTGACTCGTGGATTATTGGGCATTTTAGGACTTGGAGGGACTAAAGGAAGAAGCAAAGGTCTGTTTTAA
- a CDS encoding TetR/AcrR family transcriptional regulator: MMVKRLEKKKLILNAAMDCFSQMGYDKTTLDEIGGKVNLNKASLYYYYNSKEDLFSDVIYAEAAQFLEEVKTKLKTIHQLEEKVVFFLLERRKFYHRLSEMHFVPVHASNENDPLLNVVLHSIQLGEKSLLSSTIKDGMRPGEIHRMDPERLAEVLLKVSTAFKSPASSQHALNGNSKLNGNSTTEDVNAEDIRLTTRLILRGVRSES; this comes from the coding sequence ATGATGGTTAAGAGACTGGAAAAGAAGAAATTGATATTAAATGCAGCCATGGACTGTTTTTCTCAAATGGGTTATGACAAAACTACCCTGGATGAAATTGGTGGTAAGGTGAATTTGAATAAAGCCTCTTTATACTACTACTATAATAGCAAGGAGGATTTGTTCAGTGATGTCATTTATGCAGAGGCTGCCCAATTCCTGGAGGAAGTTAAAACCAAATTGAAAACTATTCACCAATTGGAAGAAAAGGTGGTTTTCTTCTTACTGGAAAGAAGAAAGTTCTATCATAGATTATCTGAGATGCATTTCGTACCTGTTCATGCCTCCAATGAAAATGATCCGCTGTTAAATGTGGTGTTGCATAGCATTCAATTGGGCGAAAAGTCATTGTTGAGTTCAACAATTAAGGATGGAATGAGACCGGGCGAAATACACCGCATGGATCCCGAGCGATTAGCGGAAGTACTCCTGAAAGTATCTACAGCGTTCAAAAGTCCTGCATCATCCCAACATGCGTTGAATGGAAACTCAAAATTAAATGGTAATTCTACCACGGAGGATGTCAATGCTGAAGATATCCGATTGACCACTCGTCTCATCTTGCGCGGAGTGAGAAGCGAATCGTAG
- a CDS encoding alpha-amylase family protein: MKKSYFAPRQHKFTMYQLMLRVFSNTKVRNKAFGTIAENGSGKFNDITATVLDAVGDLGISHIWFTGVLEHATLSDYDQHGMPSDNPYVVKGRAGSPYAIRDYYDVDPDLAVDVDNRIAEFEQMLQRTHKAGLKAIIDFVPNHVSRTYHSDKNPGRQPDFGANDDTSFLFRRDNNFMYLHDGAFQIPADYHPLGGKKISGLSKKYSEVPARVTGNDVYSTSPSLNDWFETIKLNFGVDPHPPHTCYFDPIPQTWLQLLDILLYWCEKGVDGFRCDMAEMVPAEFWEWIIPCVKTHYPDVIFIAEIYKPELYQRYLEYGFFDYLYDKVQLYDTLVAILRGQCPADDLTRAARSVEEFSERMLSFLENHDEERIASSHFMGDGKFALPAMVVCATISKGPVMIYFGQEVGEPAAGNMGFAGDRGRTSIFDYCGAPEHQKWYNKGKCDGGLLSDEQKELRSNYKNILNLITQSKAISTGGYYDLQYVNRHHQSEGYDERYLFSFIRHCASEKLLIAVNFSKTTTFKAHIRIPPEAIRETGMVSKGVITFTDILHGDFTVEKQTSALYKEGDRLSGLVLEMAPFSSYVLRIH, from the coding sequence ATGAAGAAATCCTATTTTGCCCCGCGGCAACATAAATTTACGATGTATCAGTTAATGCTGAGGGTTTTTTCTAATACCAAAGTACGCAATAAGGCCTTCGGAACAATTGCTGAAAACGGCAGCGGTAAATTCAATGATATAACAGCCACTGTGCTTGATGCCGTTGGTGATCTGGGCATCTCCCACATTTGGTTTACAGGTGTATTGGAGCATGCTACTCTGAGTGATTATGATCAGCATGGCATGCCATCTGACAACCCCTACGTAGTTAAAGGCAGAGCAGGATCTCCATATGCCATTCGTGATTATTACGATGTAGATCCGGATCTCGCAGTGGATGTTGACAACAGAATCGCTGAGTTTGAACAAATGCTACAACGTACCCACAAGGCCGGTTTGAAGGCCATCATCGACTTTGTACCGAATCATGTTTCAAGAACTTATCATTCGGATAAGAATCCGGGGCGCCAACCCGATTTTGGTGCCAATGACGATACTTCCTTTCTTTTCCGAAGAGATAATAACTTTATGTATCTCCATGATGGAGCGTTTCAAATCCCGGCCGATTACCATCCGCTGGGGGGAAAGAAAATTTCAGGTTTAAGTAAAAAATATTCAGAAGTGCCGGCAAGGGTTACCGGTAATGATGTCTATAGCACCAGTCCATCATTGAATGACTGGTTTGAAACCATTAAATTGAACTTCGGTGTGGATCCTCATCCCCCGCATACCTGCTATTTTGATCCGATTCCACAAACCTGGTTGCAGTTGTTGGATATTTTATTGTACTGGTGTGAAAAGGGAGTGGATGGCTTTAGATGTGATATGGCGGAGATGGTTCCTGCAGAATTTTGGGAGTGGATTATTCCTTGTGTTAAAACACATTATCCTGATGTCATCTTTATTGCAGAGATCTATAAACCCGAACTGTATCAACGTTATCTTGAATATGGTTTTTTTGATTATCTCTATGATAAAGTGCAGCTATACGATACGTTAGTAGCCATCTTACGTGGCCAATGTCCTGCAGATGATTTAACACGTGCAGCCAGAAGTGTTGAAGAATTTTCAGAGCGCATGTTATCGTTTCTGGAGAATCATGATGAAGAGCGAATTGCTTCCTCTCATTTTATGGGAGACGGGAAATTTGCTTTACCGGCAATGGTCGTTTGCGCCACGATTTCGAAAGGTCCGGTAATGATTTATTTTGGTCAGGAAGTGGGAGAACCGGCTGCCGGAAATATGGGCTTTGCCGGTGATCGTGGGAGAACTTCCATTTTCGATTATTGCGGAGCTCCCGAACATCAGAAATGGTACAATAAGGGAAAGTGTGACGGCGGATTGCTTTCTGATGAACAAAAGGAGTTGAGATCGAATTATAAGAATATCCTAAATCTTATCACTCAAAGTAAAGCCATCTCTACCGGGGGATATTATGATTTACAATATGTAAATCGCCATCATCAGAGTGAAGGGTACGATGAACGTTATTTGTTTTCATTTATCCGGCATTGTGCTTCCGAGAAATTACTCATCGCTGTTAACTTTAGTAAGACTACCACTTTTAAGGCTCATATTAGAATTCCACCGGAAGCCATCCGGGAAACGGGAATGGTTTCGAAAGGAGTCATTACATTTACAGATATTCTGCACGGAGATTTTACAGTGGAAAAACAAACTTCAGCGCTTTATAAAGAGGGGGATCGTTTGTCGGGTTTAGTGCTGGAGATGGCCCCATTCTCATCTTATGTCCTCCGTATACATTAA
- a CDS encoding MFS transporter, whose protein sequence is MSKQGTKNPFNLVVIVAALGYFVDIYDLQLFNVVSKSSIRGIGITDPAVVDRYDYLLFLWQMSGMLVGGLLWGILGDQKGRKSVLFGSILLYSLANVANAFVTDLTQYSAIRFIAGVGLARELGAAITLVSEIMHREHRGYGTMLIVTMGALGAVAAALISNNPFHFFGLQPWQIAYLIGGCLGLLLLFLRVGTYESGMFDQLKAKKNVSKGNFFMLFTNGKRFRTYLACILIGLPVWYCIGILIKFSEKFAGLIGVVGEVKVGFAIMYAYIGLSVGDLLSGLLSQLFKSRKKIVMAYLLGTIALVAIFLYTKNMTASTFYLMCFLLGCATGYWALFVTIASEQFGTNIRATVTTTVPNFVRGAVVPITLGFKTLEISMGSVNSAVVVGIICIGLAIVATLSIHETFSKDLDYLELS, encoded by the coding sequence ATGTCAAAGCAAGGCACTAAAAATCCATTTAACCTCGTCGTCATCGTTGCCGCATTGGGGTACTTTGTAGATATCTATGATCTGCAATTGTTCAACGTCGTTAGCAAATCCAGTATCCGGGGAATTGGCATAACCGATCCTGCAGTGGTTGACCGATACGATTACCTTTTGTTTTTATGGCAGATGAGCGGCATGCTGGTGGGTGGTTTACTTTGGGGTATTTTGGGAGATCAAAAGGGGCGCAAGTCGGTTTTGTTCGGTTCCATCTTATTGTATTCATTGGCCAATGTCGCTAATGCATTTGTGACCGATCTGACGCAATACAGTGCCATCCGTTTTATTGCAGGAGTGGGATTGGCCAGGGAGCTTGGTGCTGCAATTACTTTGGTTTCGGAGATTATGCACCGTGAGCATAGAGGATATGGAACAATGCTTATTGTCACCATGGGTGCTTTGGGTGCCGTTGCAGCAGCATTGATCAGTAATAATCCATTTCATTTTTTTGGATTGCAACCCTGGCAAATTGCCTATCTCATCGGTGGCTGCCTCGGCTTACTATTACTGTTTCTCCGAGTGGGGACCTATGAATCGGGTATGTTTGATCAGTTGAAAGCAAAGAAGAATGTAAGCAAGGGAAATTTTTTCATGCTCTTTACCAACGGAAAGCGATTTCGAACTTATTTAGCTTGTATCCTCATCGGACTGCCGGTATGGTATTGCATTGGAATACTGATAAAATTTTCTGAAAAATTTGCCGGCCTGATCGGTGTAGTAGGAGAAGTAAAAGTTGGATTTGCCATCATGTATGCATACATCGGACTCTCTGTTGGTGATTTACTTAGTGGACTGTTGAGTCAATTGTTCAAGAGCAGGAAGAAAATAGTGATGGCTTATTTGTTGGGTACAATTGCATTGGTTGCCATCTTTCTATACACAAAAAATATGACGGCCTCCACTTTTTATTTAATGTGCTTTCTGTTGGGATGTGCTACCGGATATTGGGCATTGTTTGTCACGATTGCTTCGGAGCAGTTTGGTACCAATATCAGAGCTACGGTAACTACAACTGTTCCCAACTTTGTAAGAGGTGCAGTCGTTCCGATTACACTTGGATTTAAAACACTTGAAATCAGTATGGGGTCGGTAAACAGTGCTGTAGTAGTTGGAATAATTTGCATTGGTTTAGCCATTGTCGCAACATTAAGCATCCATGAAACGTTTTCTAAGGACCTGGATTATCTGGAGCTATCATGA
- a CDS encoding CoA-binding protein, with amino-acid sequence MKNFTLVLGASENPQRYANMAIRRLRQHQHPVHAVGLRPGKVDDVEILTGQPLFSVFVVESNNTSSL; translated from the coding sequence ATGAAAAATTTTACACTTGTTCTCGGAGCATCTGAAAATCCTCAGCGTTATGCCAATATGGCGATTCGTCGGTTGAGGCAGCATCAGCATCCTGTGCATGCGGTGGGTTTGCGTCCCGGAAAAGTGGATGATGTAGAGATTCTAACCGGTCAACCTTTATTTTCCGTATTCGTTGTTGAATCAAACAATACATCTTCATTGTAA